CAGGAGCAAGGGCATTGGCAGAATTAAGAGAACAGCTCTTATTAAACCCACGAGCCCTAGCTTAGCTATTCGTATGTTGGTGACGATGGTGGCGTATCTCAGAGGGTTACATATGGCGATGTAGCGATCGAAGGCCATTGCCACGAGGACGGCAGAGTGCATAATAGAAACTGCGTGAAGgaagaacatctgggtgaggcagccacccACAGTAATGATTTtcaaatcaaacaaaaatataaagaGTGCCTTCGGCATGATGGAAGTTGACGTGCTGATGTCTGTGAgtgccagcatgcagagcagcaggtACATCGGCTTGTGCAGGGTCTCCTCTTTGCCTACAACAAACAGAACCGTGAAATTTCCCAACAGGCCCATCATGTAGACGatagagaaagggatggaaatccagaCGTGAGCAGCTTCCAGGCCAGGGATGCCCATTAGGATGAATGTTGAAGGGTCAGAGGAGGTGAGGTTGAAACCTGCCATGAGGTGGTTGATGCATCAATCAGGCTCAGAAATGCTCAAGGTCCCTGTGAAGGGAGAGAAGCACAGCAAGCGGGTTACACACTTTATAACAAGTAATACGGTAAATACTTTATAGTAGAGCTGTCGATTAAttacagttaactcacgcaatgaACTAAAAACAATGAATCctgattaatctcactgttaaagaatagaataccaattgaaatttattaaatattttggatattttcctacattttcaaatatattgatttcagttacaacacagaatacaaagagtatagtgctcactttatattattttttattacaaattttgcactgtaaaaatgataaaagaaacagtagttttcaattcacctcatactagttctatagtgcagtctctttatcatgaatgtgcaacttagaaatgtagttttttgttacataactgcactcaaaaacaaaacaatgtaaaactttagagcctacaagtgcactcagtcctacttcttgttcagccaatctctaagagaaacaagtttgtttacatttatgggggataatgctgcccacttcttaattacaatgtcagctgaaagtgagaagaAGCATTCCCA
The Emys orbicularis isolate rEmyOrb1 chromosome 1, rEmyOrb1.hap1, whole genome shotgun sequence DNA segment above includes these coding regions:
- the LOC135884743 gene encoding olfactory receptor 52P1-like, whose translation is MAGFNLTSSDPSTFILMGIPGLEAAHVWISIPFSIVYMMGLLGNFTVLFVVGKEETLHKPMYLLLCMLALTDISTSTSIMPKALFIFLFDLKIITVGGCLTQMFFLHAVSIMHSAVLVAMAFDRYIAICNPLRYATIVTNIRIAKLGLVGLIRAVLLILPMPLLLSRLPFCANHIIPHTYCEHIAVAKMSCGDITVNRMYGLVLAFVVIGLDLTLIALSYGLIIRAVLRISSKEAHQKALNTCTAHICVMMMSYPPGLFSTLAHRFSQDIAPHFHIILSNLYFLIPPMLNPIIYGVKTKELRDKVGKYTCRR